The following proteins are encoded in a genomic region of Arcobacter cloacae:
- the dxr gene encoding 1-deoxy-D-xylulose-5-phosphate reductoisomerase has protein sequence MILLGSTGSIGVNTLNIARKFNLNVEVLVAGRNIELLNQQIKEFKPKRVVIDRSEDLSLVCHSNVSFGEEAILNAIQESSSNTVVNALVGFLGLRPTLKAIECGKKIALANKESLVVAGKFIDQKNLRPIDSEHFGLWYLLQDKKIDSMLITASGGSFRDYPLEKLQNVSIKEALNHPNWSMGNKITIDSATMTNKMFELLEAAWLFNTKKLDAIIETKSLIHALINFKDGSTTAHIANASMQLPIAYAILGHCDEQILKPVDLLEITNLEFRKIESSRYPIWDIKDEILNNPDLGVVLNAANEVAVSKFLTSQIGFMDISKMSLNAINKFHNLKANNIEDIFEIDKQVRDYCDS, from the coding sequence TTGATTCTTCTTGGAAGTACAGGATCAATAGGTGTAAATACTTTAAATATTGCACGGAAATTTAATCTCAATGTTGAGGTTTTAGTAGCCGGAAGAAATATAGAGTTATTAAATCAACAAATAAAAGAGTTTAAACCTAAAAGAGTTGTTATTGATAGATCTGAAGATTTATCTTTAGTTTGTCATAGCAATGTCTCTTTTGGAGAAGAAGCAATTTTAAATGCTATACAAGAGAGTTCATCAAATACGGTTGTAAATGCACTTGTAGGATTTTTAGGTTTAAGACCAACTTTAAAAGCTATAGAGTGTGGAAAAAAAATTGCTCTTGCAAATAAAGAATCTTTAGTGGTTGCTGGAAAATTTATAGATCAAAAAAACTTACGTCCAATAGATAGTGAGCACTTTGGTCTTTGGTATTTACTTCAAGATAAAAAAATAGATTCAATGCTTATAACTGCAAGTGGAGGTTCTTTTAGGGATTATCCGCTTGAAAAACTTCAGAATGTCTCAATAAAAGAGGCATTAAATCATCCAAATTGGTCAATGGGAAATAAAATTACTATTGATAGTGCAACTATGACAAACAAAATGTTTGAGCTACTTGAAGCGGCTTGGCTTTTTAATACAAAAAAATTGGATGCAATAATTGAAACAAAATCTTTGATTCATGCTTTAATAAATTTTAAAGATGGAAGTACAACAGCTCATATAGCAAATGCTTCTATGCAACTTCCAATCGCATACGCAATACTTGGACATTGTGATGAACAAATTTTAAAACCTGTTGATTTGCTTGAGATTACAAATTTAGAATTTAGAAAAATAGAGAGTTCAAGATATCCAATTTGGGATATTAAAGATGAGATATTAAATAATCCTGATTTAGGAGTAGTTTTAAATGCAGCAAATGAAGTGGCTGTTTCTAAGTTTTTAACTTCACAAATTGGTTTTATGGATATTTCAAAAATGAGTTTAAATGCAATAAATAAATTTCATAATTTAAAAGCTAATAATATAGAAGATATTTTTGAAATTGATAAACAAGTAAGGGATTATTGTGACTCTTGA
- a CDS encoding NFACT RNA binding domain-containing protein, with product MKYFLLKQIVQYLSLNAQFIRTIRRIDNNLIIIEFNDRNIVYFDVSKGNATIFKHKKILSSKKDFNAPFDVNLQKRFNNSKIENIELYNNDKIINIKVNSSSSYKKLTTILQLEFTGKHTNIIILDENRVVIEALRHIDEFSSSRVVKVGQKLDEVPKQSFVPKIDEVANIEEYLYEIYEQREKDNLENVKKQKISQIEKKAKKLKSTIDSLPKKEELELESNMLYEKANLILSNLHNIKPYQKVLKVYNYEGNEVEIDLEEKASPSKYSNELFKKAKRAKQKASNISLEKDNLDEKLDFLLRLINNIKNAISIEECEFLLPKKERNQIKTKKAQIYESFFFEGFKIMLGTSQRENVYLLENSKASDFWFHLKDRPSCHVIVQNTKKELPLSVINQAATLCAKFSVDYTGVYEVDYTQRRNVKIQSGANVLYNPYNTVVVKI from the coding sequence GTGAAATATTTTTTATTAAAACAAATAGTACAATATTTGTCTTTAAATGCCCAATTTATAAGAACTATTAGAAGAATTGATAACAATTTAATTATAATAGAATTTAATGATAGAAATATAGTTTATTTTGATGTTTCCAAAGGAAATGCAACTATATTTAAACATAAAAAGATTTTATCTTCTAAAAAAGATTTTAATGCTCCATTTGATGTAAATTTACAAAAAAGATTTAATAATTCTAAGATAGAAAATATTGAACTTTATAATAATGATAAAATTATTAATATAAAGGTTAATTCTTCATCCTCATATAAAAAGCTTACAACAATTTTACAACTTGAATTTACAGGAAAACATACTAATATTATTATTTTAGATGAAAATAGGGTAGTTATTGAAGCATTAAGGCATATTGATGAATTTTCTTCTAGTAGAGTTGTAAAGGTTGGACAGAAATTAGATGAAGTTCCAAAACAAAGTTTTGTGCCAAAAATAGATGAAGTTGCTAATATTGAAGAGTATTTATATGAGATTTATGAACAAAGAGAAAAAGATAATCTTGAAAATGTAAAAAAACAAAAAATTTCTCAAATTGAGAAAAAAGCTAAAAAGTTAAAATCTACAATTGATTCTTTACCTAAAAAAGAGGAATTAGAGTTAGAATCAAATATGCTTTATGAAAAAGCTAATTTGATTCTCTCAAATCTACATAATATTAAACCTTATCAAAAAGTTTTAAAAGTTTATAATTATGAAGGAAATGAAGTAGAAATAGATTTAGAAGAAAAAGCTTCTCCTTCAAAATATTCAAATGAGCTATTTAAAAAAGCAAAAAGAGCAAAACAAAAAGCTTCAAATATCTCTTTAGAAAAAGACAATTTAGATGAGAAGTTAGATTTCTTATTAAGATTAATTAATAATATTAAAAATGCCATTTCTATTGAAGAGTGTGAGTTTTTACTACCTAAAAAAGAGAGAAATCAAATAAAAACAAAAAAAGCTCAAATTTATGAAAGTTTCTTTTTTGAAGGTTTTAAAATAATGCTTGGAACTAGCCAAAGAGAAAATGTATATTTATTAGAAAACTCAAAAGCTAGTGATTTTTGGTTCCATTTAAAAGATAGACCCTCTTGTCATGTTATAGTTCAAAATACAAAAAAAGAGCTACCTTTATCAGTTATAAATCAAGCTGCAACTTTGTGCGCTAAATTTTCAGTTGATTATACAGGTGTTTATGAAGTAGATTATACGCAAAGAAGAAATGTAAAAATTCAATCAGGGGCAAATGTTTTATATAATCCATATAATACAGTAGTTGTGAAGATATGA
- a CDS encoding NAD(P)H-hydrate dehydratase yields MQKIFDEVTSLDKRCYEEFFLTEDILMEHASNSIALYINQNLSDKKSILIVCGSGNNGADGIALARLLYSKFEVNLYLANEPKSYMAQQQFKRIKALNIKIIDKVFEADIIVDCLFGTGLNKPLDEKSINLINTLNSYNSFSTFKLACDIPSGINNLGQIKNVAFEADVTITMGALKTSLFSDVAKDYVGEIIVANLGVQREIYEVESNKFLLDESDMKLPFRNKKNSHKGSYGHLNVVAGCKKGAGIIAAKAAFGFGAGLVSVVCHENLDLPYHIMQTHFISENCSAIAIGMGLGKYETDEIRKILNKPIPKIIDADLFHDKLICEVLDQEVVLTPHPKEFISLLKLCEIADISIEELQNNRFLYVEKFCKKYPNVVVVLKGANVIIAQNEKQYINSFGSAVLSKGGSGDVLSGLIGSLLAQGYKPLEAAISSSLAHTLGAKNYKKNNYSLIPSDLVEEIRKL; encoded by the coding sequence ATGCAAAAAATATTTGATGAGGTTACTTCCTTAGATAAAAGATGTTATGAAGAGTTTTTTTTAACAGAAGATATTTTGATGGAACACGCATCAAATTCTATTGCTTTATATATTAATCAAAATTTATCCGATAAAAAATCAATTTTAATAGTATGTGGAAGTGGGAATAACGGTGCTGATGGAATAGCACTAGCAAGACTTTTATACTCAAAATTTGAAGTGAATTTATATCTAGCAAATGAGCCAAAATCTTATATGGCACAACAACAATTTAAAAGAATAAAAGCTTTGAATATAAAAATAATAGATAAAGTTTTTGAAGCAGATATTATAGTTGATTGTCTGTTTGGAACGGGTTTGAATAAACCTTTAGATGAAAAATCTATAAATCTTATAAATACTCTAAATTCTTATAATTCTTTTAGCACTTTTAAACTAGCTTGTGACATTCCAAGTGGAATAAATAATCTAGGGCAAATAAAAAATGTAGCTTTTGAAGCTGATGTGACAATCACCATGGGAGCTTTAAAAACTTCACTTTTTAGTGATGTGGCAAAAGATTACGTTGGTGAAATAATAGTTGCAAATTTAGGAGTTCAAAGAGAGATTTATGAGGTAGAATCTAATAAATTTTTATTAGATGAAAGTGATATGAAACTCCCTTTTAGAAATAAAAAAAATTCGCACAAAGGCTCATATGGTCACCTAAATGTAGTTGCAGGTTGTAAAAAAGGAGCTGGAATAATTGCTGCAAAAGCAGCATTTGGATTTGGAGCTGGACTTGTGAGCGTAGTTTGTCATGAAAATTTAGATTTACCATATCATATTATGCAAACACATTTTATTAGTGAAAATTGTAGTGCAATTGCTATTGGAATGGGTTTAGGAAAATATGAAACTGATGAAATTAGAAAAATATTAAATAAACCAATTCCAAAAATAATAGATGCAGATTTGTTTCATGATAAGCTAATTTGTGAAGTTTTAGACCAAGAAGTAGTTTTAACTCCACATCCAAAAGAGTTTATTTCTTTATTAAAACTTTGTGAAATAGCTGATATTTCTATTGAAGAACTACAGAATAATAGATTTTTATATGTGGAAAAATTTTGTAAAAAATATCCAAATGTAGTTGTAGTTTTAAAAGGTGCAAATGTGATTATTGCACAAAATGAAAAACAATATATAAATAGTTTTGGAAGTGCTGTATTAAGTAAAGGTGGAAGTGGTGATGTTTTAAGTGGTCTTATAGGTTCACTATTAGCACAAGGATATAAGCCACTTGAAGCAGCAATAAGTTCAAGTTTAGCTCATACTTTAGGAGCAAAAAATTATAAAAAGAACAACTATTCTTTAATTCCATCTGATTTAGTAGAGGAGATTAGAAAATTATGA
- the thrS gene encoding threonine--tRNA ligase, whose translation MALNIQGDEIKADDSKESLDILRHSCAHLMAQAIKELYPEAKFFVGPVVKEGFYYDFKVESKISDEDLPTIEKKMKELADRKLPITRHETTKEEFFEKFKNDELKQAVLKNIKDDTLTIYRQGDFEDLCRGPHLPNTRMIRSFKLTRVAGAYLGGDEKNEMITRIYGIAFFDKQALFDYTRMIEEAKKRDHRKLGTELELFTFNDDVGAGLPMWLPNGARLRSKLEHLLYKAHRVRGYEPVRGPEILKAEMWKISGHYANYKENMYFTTIDEQEYGIKPMNCVGHIQIFKNSLVSYKDLPKKLFEYGVVHRHEMSGAMHGLFRVREFTQDDSHIFCTQNQIKEVIFEVLEFVDSLLKMFDFKYEIEVSTKPEKAIGDDIFWEKTTKGIMDALDEKNIQYGIDEGGGAFYGPKIDIKILDAIGRKWQCGTVQVDMNLPSRFNVEYINEKGEKEQPVMIHRAILGSFERFIGILTEHCAGEFPFVIAPTQVIFVPIADSHVEYAKELQKMLIENDMDSEIYNMNESLNKRIRMAEKQRVPMIVVIGDEEVANKTIALRNRRTREQSNMSKDEFISMLNEIISGSKI comes from the coding sequence ATGGCTTTAAATATCCAAGGAGATGAAATAAAAGCTGATGACTCAAAAGAGTCTTTAGATATTTTAAGACACTCTTGTGCTCACTTAATGGCTCAAGCTATTAAAGAACTTTATCCTGAAGCAAAATTCTTTGTTGGACCTGTTGTAAAAGAAGGTTTTTACTATGATTTTAAAGTAGAAAGTAAAATTTCAGATGAAGATTTACCTACTATTGAAAAGAAAATGAAAGAATTAGCTGATAGAAAACTTCCTATTACTAGACATGAAACCACTAAAGAAGAGTTTTTTGAGAAATTCAAAAATGATGAATTAAAACAAGCTGTTCTAAAAAATATCAAAGATGATACCCTAACAATATATAGACAAGGTGATTTTGAAGACTTATGTAGAGGTCCACACTTACCAAATACTAGAATGATTAGAAGTTTTAAACTTACTAGAGTTGCAGGTGCTTATCTTGGTGGTGATGAAAAAAATGAAATGATTACTAGAATTTACGGTATCGCATTTTTTGATAAACAAGCGCTATTTGATTATACAAGAATGATTGAAGAAGCTAAAAAAAGAGACCACAGAAAACTTGGAACTGAACTTGAACTTTTCACATTTAACGATGATGTGGGTGCTGGTCTTCCTATGTGGTTACCAAATGGAGCAAGACTTAGAAGTAAACTTGAACATCTTTTATATAAAGCACACAGAGTTAGAGGTTATGAACCTGTTCGTGGGCCTGAAATTTTAAAAGCTGAAATGTGGAAAATATCTGGTCACTATGCAAACTACAAAGAGAACATGTATTTTACTACTATTGATGAACAAGAATATGGAATAAAGCCAATGAACTGCGTTGGACATATTCAAATCTTTAAAAATAGTCTAGTTTCATATAAAGATTTACCTAAAAAACTTTTTGAATATGGTGTTGTTCATAGACATGAAATGAGTGGAGCAATGCATGGATTATTTAGAGTAAGAGAATTTACTCAAGATGATTCACATATATTTTGTACACAAAATCAAATAAAAGAAGTAATATTTGAAGTATTAGAATTTGTTGATTCTTTACTTAAAATGTTTGATTTTAAATATGAAATAGAAGTTTCTACAAAACCTGAAAAAGCAATCGGGGATGATATCTTTTGGGAAAAAACTACAAAAGGTATTATGGATGCTTTAGATGAAAAAAATATTCAATATGGTATTGATGAAGGTGGAGGAGCATTCTATGGTCCTAAAATTGACATTAAAATTCTAGATGCTATTGGAAGAAAATGGCAATGTGGAACAGTTCAAGTTGATATGAATTTACCTTCAAGATTTAATGTTGAATATATCAATGAAAAAGGTGAAAAAGAACAACCTGTTATGATTCATAGAGCGATTCTTGGTTCATTTGAAAGGTTTATAGGAATTTTAACAGAACATTGTGCAGGAGAATTTCCTTTTGTAATTGCACCAACTCAAGTTATTTTTGTTCCTATTGCTGATTCGCATGTTGAATATGCTAAAGAATTACAAAAGATGCTTATTGAAAATGACATGGATTCTGAAATTTACAACATGAATGAGAGTTTAAATAAAAGAATCAGAATGGCAGAGAAACAAAGAGTTCCAATGATTGTAGTAATTGGAGATGAAGAGGTAGCAAATAAAACTATTGCTTTAAGAAATAGAAGAACTAGAGAACAATCAAACATGAGCAAAGATGAATTTATATCAATGCTAAATGAAATCATAAGCGGGAGCAAAATTTGA
- the tsaD gene encoding tRNA (adenosine(37)-N6)-threonylcarbamoyltransferase complex transferase subunit TsaD has protein sequence MILSIESSCDDSSLAITDIETNELIYHKKISQEIQHSFYGGVVPELAARLHVEALPKILEECKEYFPKLKAIAVTNAPGLSVTLTEGVTMAKALAISLNLPLIAVNHLKGHIYSLFIEKDEVLPMTVLLVSGGHTQIIEANSLNDMKVIASTMDDSFGESFDKVSKMLGLGYPGGPVVQEYALKGDVNRFDLPIPLSQSSKIEFSYSGLKNAVRMQIEKLENQEGGIKEQDKYDLCASFQKTAVLHIMQKLKKLFKQKTPKNFAIVGGASANIHLRAQLEELCKKSNTTLYLSELKYCADNAAMIGRVAVEQYKQKDFITIQNIDVQSRIKELVWA, from the coding sequence ATGATTTTAAGTATAGAATCTTCATGTGATGATAGTTCTCTTGCTATAACAGATATAGAAACTAATGAATTAATCTATCATAAAAAAATATCTCAAGAGATACAACATAGTTTTTATGGAGGAGTTGTTCCTGAACTTGCTGCTAGACTTCATGTTGAGGCATTACCAAAAATTCTTGAAGAGTGTAAAGAGTATTTCCCAAAACTAAAAGCAATAGCAGTTACAAATGCCCCAGGTTTAAGTGTTACTTTAACTGAGGGTGTAACAATGGCAAAAGCTTTAGCTATTTCTTTAAATCTTCCTTTAATTGCTGTTAATCATCTAAAAGGTCATATCTATTCTCTTTTTATTGAAAAAGATGAGGTTTTACCAATGACTGTTTTATTAGTTTCAGGTGGTCATACACAAATTATTGAAGCAAATAGTTTAAATGATATGAAAGTAATTGCAAGCACTATGGATGACAGTTTTGGAGAGAGTTTTGATAAGGTTTCGAAAATGTTAGGACTTGGATATCCAGGTGGTCCAGTTGTTCAAGAGTACGCTTTAAAAGGCGATGTTAATAGATTTGATTTACCAATTCCTCTTAGCCAAAGTTCTAAAATAGAGTTTTCATATTCAGGACTTAAAAATGCAGTTAGAATGCAAATAGAAAAACTTGAAAATCAAGAAGGTGGAATTAAAGAACAAGATAAATATGACCTTTGTGCATCTTTTCAAAAAACAGCAGTTTTACATATTATGCAAAAACTAAAAAAATTATTTAAACAAAAAACTCCAAAAAACTTCGCAATAGTTGGAGGAGCAAGTGCAAATATACATTTGAGAGCTCAACTTGAAGAGTTATGTAAAAAATCAAATACAACTTTATATCTTAGTGAATTAAAATATTGTGCTGATAATGCAGCTATGATTGGAAGGGTTGCAGTTGAACAATATAAACAAAAAGATTTTATAACAATACAAAATATTGATGTTCAATCAAGGATTAAGGAGTTAGTATGGGCTTAG
- the cutA gene encoding divalent-cation tolerance protein CutA → MRAVIIQTTCASKEEAQKIAKVLIEQRLAACVQLSQIESFYNWKDEFYCDNETLLNIKTRKANFEKIKSKILELHSYDLPEIIQLDITNASEEYLKFIKGNTI, encoded by the coding sequence ATGAGAGCAGTAATTATTCAAACAACTTGTGCTTCAAAAGAAGAAGCTCAAAAAATAGCAAAAGTTTTAATTGAACAAAGACTTGCAGCATGTGTACAATTATCTCAAATCGAATCTTTTTATAATTGGAAAGATGAGTTTTATTGTGATAATGAAACACTTTTAAATATAAAAACAAGAAAAGCAAATTTTGAAAAAATTAAAAGCAAAATATTAGAATTACATAGTTATGATTTGCCCGAAATTATTCAACTCGATATTACAAATGCAAGTGAAGAATATTTAAAATTTATAAAAGGAAATACAATATGA
- a CDS encoding RBBP9/YdeN family alpha/beta hydrolase produces MSKSVLILHGLNGSDFPHWQAQLAMDLIKENFVISFPSLPNKNKPNLNEWKEFLKKELAHFKPDIVVCHSLANILWFHTCDELDIKLDKLMLVAPVRNAVLEDAKTFFPYPIAKDLKANEVIMAASTNDPYMSIEEAIELQSKLNIGMKIMENAGHINAASGFGKLDCALDWIKRVDECQINEELEK; encoded by the coding sequence TTGAGTAAAAGTGTTTTAATACTTCATGGTTTAAATGGGAGTGATTTCCCCCATTGGCAAGCCCAATTGGCTATGGATTTAATAAAAGAAAATTTTGTTATCTCTTTTCCTTCTTTACCTAATAAGAATAAGCCAAATTTGAATGAATGGAAAGAATTTTTAAAAAAAGAGTTAGCTCATTTTAAACCAGATATTGTAGTTTGTCATTCACTGGCAAATATTTTATGGTTTCACACTTGTGATGAACTTGATATAAAACTTGATAAATTGATGTTAGTTGCTCCTGTTAGAAACGCAGTTTTAGAAGATGCGAAAACATTTTTCCCATATCCAATAGCAAAAGATTTAAAAGCAAATGAAGTAATTATGGCAGCTTCTACAAATGACCCATATATGAGTATTGAAGAAGCAATAGAACTTCAATCAAAACTAAATATTGGTATGAAAATTATGGAAAATGCAGGACATATAAATGCAGCTTCTGGATTTGGAAAACTTGATTGTGCATTAGATTGGATAAAAAGAGTTGATGAATGTCAAATAAATGAAGAGTTAGAAAAATGA
- a CDS encoding translation initiation factor SUI1 codes for MGLADKLAFGLGAKLEGNSFDTTKEDKKNPKKSSSEIIPKNQHQLVFTFEKRNGKPVTNVGRFNISLDEKKEVLKLLKKKLACGGAINEEWLELQGDVKDKIKTILESDGWKFRK; via the coding sequence ATGGGCTTAGCAGATAAATTAGCTTTTGGATTGGGTGCAAAACTTGAGGGAAATAGTTTTGATACAACAAAAGAAGATAAAAAAAATCCAAAAAAATCATCATCTGAGATTATTCCAAAAAATCAACATCAACTAGTTTTTACCTTTGAAAAAAGAAATGGAAAACCAGTTACAAATGTGGGAAGATTTAATATTTCTTTAGATGAAAAAAAAGAAGTTCTAAAACTTCTAAAGAAAAAACTAGCTTGTGGTGGCGCTATTAACGAAGAGTGGCTTGAACTTCAAGGTGATGTAAAAGATAAAATAAAAACTATTTTAGAAAGTGATGGTTGGAAATTTAGAAAATGA
- a CDS encoding cytochrome C has protein sequence MKLLKIIVAGSLALGLATTSLSADSVKGQKLFNKLLKEPCGMTGAKFAVKHTQAEWKQIKADGKFEEEIIKICPNVKAGEIKESVMEHIFDFSVDFASDSGNVPSC, from the coding sequence ATGAAATTATTAAAAATTATTGTAGCTGGTTCTTTGGCTTTAGGTTTAGCAACAACTTCTTTATCAGCTGATTCAGTAAAAGGGCAAAAGCTTTTTAATAAATTATTAAAAGAGCCTTGTGGTATGACAGGTGCAAAGTTTGCAGTTAAACACACTCAAGCAGAGTGGAAACAAATCAAAGCAGATGGTAAATTCGAAGAAGAAATTATCAAAATTTGTCCAAACGTAAAAGCAGGTGAAATTAAAGAATCAGTTATGGAACATATTTTTGATTTTTCAGTTGACTTCGCTAGTGACTCAGGAAACGTTCCTTCTTGCTAA
- a CDS encoding complement resistance protein TraT, with protein sequence MNKLKMVGLSIAAATLLFTGCATTELQTNAKMTQSVFINPVAKSKRLIFVSSKNTSGQKINLENTILNELQAKGYTIVEDPEMATYVLMMNVLYCDKKQENNAVGGAVGAGAIGAGVGAYNNQGFGNSAAIGLGAALVGGLIAKATEDTIYQMQVDIVIREKAKGPVMASNVTASGQASVSDSKKAGFMNSFGGQVRDADSTGKLNSNIANANAQHYETDYIEHKTMLFAEATKMKLTLDEATPILEKQIANQIAGLF encoded by the coding sequence ATGAATAAATTAAAAATGGTTGGATTAAGTATTGCTGCTGCAACACTTTTATTTACAGGTTGTGCAACAACAGAACTACAAACTAACGCTAAAATGACACAAAGTGTATTTATTAATCCTGTTGCAAAAAGCAAGAGATTAATTTTCGTATCAAGTAAAAACACAAGTGGACAAAAAATTAATTTAGAAAATACAATCTTAAATGAGTTACAAGCAAAAGGATATACAATTGTAGAAGATCCTGAAATGGCTACATATGTATTAATGATGAATGTATTATATTGTGATAAAAAACAAGAAAATAATGCAGTTGGTGGAGCAGTTGGAGCTGGAGCAATTGGGGCTGGTGTTGGAGCTTATAATAATCAAGGTTTTGGAAATAGTGCAGCTATTGGTTTAGGTGCTGCATTAGTTGGTGGATTAATTGCAAAAGCAACAGAAGATACAATTTATCAAATGCAAGTTGACATAGTAATTAGAGAGAAAGCAAAAGGACCTGTTATGGCATCAAATGTTACAGCTTCAGGACAAGCTAGTGTGAGTGATTCAAAAAAAGCAGGATTTATGAATAGTTTTGGTGGACAAGTAAGGGATGCTGATTCAACAGGAAAATTAAATTCAAATATTGCAAATGCAAATGCTCAACATTATGAGACAGATTATATAGAACATAAAACAATGTTATTTGCAGAAGCTACTAAAATGAAATTAACATTAGACGAAGCTACACCTATTTTAGAAAAACAAATCGCTAATCAAATTGCAGGATTATTCTAA
- a CDS encoding DUF1566 domain-containing protein produces the protein MKYLFLIFVFFNFIEAKIYRDGSKEIVIDDSAKLMWVDNVSVIKNMKNHKDSEKYCSEINHGGFSNWRLPKIEEFELIVDKKNIRNYINRAFKYNVPDGYWAYKAHWRTFWYYADYMHFVSGTPYFDSRHKTKYVRCVRDY, from the coding sequence ATGAAATATCTATTTTTAATATTTGTTTTTTTCAATTTTATTGAGGCAAAGATTTACAGAGATGGTTCTAAAGAGATAGTTATTGATGATAGTGCAAAACTAATGTGGGTTGATAATGTTTCGGTTATTAAAAATATGAAAAATCATAAAGATAGTGAAAAATATTGTAGTGAGATAAATCATGGTGGCTTTAGTAATTGGAGACTTCCAAAAATTGAAGAATTTGAATTAATTGTAGATAAAAAAAATATAAGGAACTATATAAATAGAGCATTTAAATACAATGTTCCTGATGGATATTGGGCATACAAAGCACATTGGAGAACATTTTGGTATTATGCTGATTATATGCATTTTGTAAGTGGCACGCCATATTTTGATAGTAGGCACAAAACTAAATATGTTAGATGTGTAAGAGATTATTAA
- a CDS encoding phosphatidate cytidylyltransferase, whose protein sequence is MLEGSTTRIKTGIILILAMLVLGYIDSYFLFWLVFGVMLMISISESKKLYDLKSDSIYVYTALLWFAAFFYPMPVDLIFIVAIGYASQLAYKRSLNKKLFLPLLYPTASFLFLLALYSEFGVMTLLWLLVIVASTDIGAYFVGRTFGKTKFCETSPNKTVEGVIGGVVFAVVLGTILAINEINIIEAILISAIVSFASVFGDLFESYLKREAGVKDSGSILPGHGGILDRTDGYLFGAIVMLVLLRIVI, encoded by the coding sequence ATGTTAGAAGGAAGTACAACTCGTATTAAAACGGGAATAATATTAATATTGGCTATGTTGGTACTAGGCTATATAGATTCTTATTTTTTATTTTGGTTAGTATTTGGAGTTATGTTAATGATTTCAATATCAGAATCAAAAAAATTATATGATTTAAAAAGTGATAGTATATATGTTTATACTGCATTATTGTGGTTTGCTGCATTTTTTTATCCAATGCCAGTAGATTTGATTTTTATAGTAGCAATTGGTTATGCATCACAATTGGCATATAAAAGAAGTTTAAATAAAAAATTATTTTTACCTTTATTATATCCAACAGCATCATTTTTGTTTTTATTAGCATTATATAGTGAATTTGGAGTTATGACTCTTTTATGGTTACTTGTAATTGTTGCTAGTACAGATATTGGAGCATATTTTGTTGGGCGTACTTTTGGTAAAACAAAGTTTTGTGAAACGAGTCCAAATAAAACTGTAGAAGGAGTTATTGGAGGAGTTGTTTTTGCTGTAGTTTTAGGAACAATTCTTGCAATAAATGAAATAAATATAATTGAAGCTATTTTAATTTCAGCAATTGTATCTTTTGCCTCAGTATTTGGAGATTTATTTGAAAGTTATTTAAAAAGAGAAGCAGGAGTTAAAGATAGTGGTTCGATATTACCAGGACATGGTGGAATTTTAGATAGAACTGATGGATATTTATTTGGAGCTATTGTAATGCTTGTGCTATTAAGGATTGTTATTTGA